The DNA segment GtgagaaaaaatataaagaaagcAACTTTTGTGGTCAGGTAATGAAAAATACCTGAGGCAGTAATAAATGTTTGTAGTGGATAGAGTGGGTTAAACACTTTGTAGTTAGCTACAGAGTCAAGAAATACATGTTAATACGATATTCATTCTCAATTTTGGTCTAGACACTAACTACAGGCTTTCCTAGAATATAAATGGTATATCATAGTTTCTATCTAACAAATGAGGAGACCATTTAAAACGATCTCTCatcatctctcagtggatgagCACCAACACCACTTAACAGCCTGGTAACCCTCAAGCCTATTTAATGCATTGACGTTTAACAGTGCAGGGAAGAGGATGTGTCCAACACGTTCCATGTGTCTGAGCGACTCGTCGTGAATCTCCTGGAGAAGTTCTTCCACTCCAACCTGAGAGACGCTGCAGCCTTCCCATCGACTTGTATGGAGCTGAAAGTGTGGCTGTCAGTAGTCGATGCGTCAGGACTTCCATGGATGATCAAGGAATGGATTTATCAGCATGACATCCTGCTGATGTGGCCTCTGTTGATATTTGAAGGACCATCGTGGGGGGTCGGTTCCTTCACAGGAGGCTGGGTCTACTAAAGAGCCTAAACAGCATTACCTTTTATGGACAAGCTGCTTCTCCTTTTCACCGGCCTGACAGAGGATTTAAAGTCACTGGTGTCAAAGAGGTGGAACTTTATAGAACTAGAGGGAGGAAGGAGCTGAGACATGTAGCAGCCACATGGGCAGAAGCTAGGCGGACTCATGCTGCCCATAAGATCACCTGAGCAACACCTTGGAAATCCGAACCAGCGAGTACAGGTTTCTGTCTTTCCAAGCCTATTGAACCTGCATTGCTGGGGTCAAGCTTATACCCAGACACCCCCAGACGGAGCTCAGAGCCTCAAATGGGCAACTAGGTTGACAGACGGAAGCAGCTGAAGTACTGGAGCTCATTGCAAGGATGACTCTCAGGCCAGGTTTGATCTGAATGTCTGACTGTTGAAACCAAGTGCAGGTTGGAACTCAGTGATGTAGAGAGGATCTACATCTATATCTTAGTTTCCAGGTCATTCGAGGATTGCGAGAAAAGAGAAGCACTAAGAACATCATCCAAGTGCAGAAGAAGCATCGACATGGCTGTGGATCTATGGAGTGCTACAAGCTGGGGACTGATGGTGAGGGTGTGTGATGGCTGGTTTAACACCCGAACAACCCTTTGACCCCAGATTTAGCATTGATGATGTATCAGAGTCACATCATCTGGTATTTCAGAAGAAagcaagagaaaacaaaaacaggaggCAACACATACAAActgtagaatctagtgacatctagtggtgaagttgcatgttgcagctgaatacccctcacctcactctccCTTTCAAAACACGAAGGggaacctgtggaagccttcagttgtcataaaaactcaaaaggtttactttgtccagtttgggctactgtaaaacatatggctgcctctgtagagaggaacCACttccgatgtaaatataaagtatttaaatataaagagctcattctggggtaaagaaaacaacaatttatacaatttagatgaaacacaatagtgaaaacatcactaggattattttagatCCAGTTTCTaacaatagatccctttcacctaaatcttacacactgaacctttaaagaagAAATATGTTCTAAACATCAATTTACTTGATCTCTCTTCATAATTGATCAGTGGCTTGTGACAGAgcgtgaagaagaagaaggatccCTGAGGATGACTCCTGTAGTAAACACTGACtcctctttttaaaacacagaagaagaaacacatggGAAGTTTAAATCCCAACGTATCAGTCTGGCCTCCTCGTGCTGccgctgaccaatcagagagcagtcTGCGTGGTGGACCCCGCCCTCTCTGTGGTGACGGCGGCGCAGAGACACGGAAACTGTCCCACGGTGCAGAAATGGCTGCTGAACCCACCGGAGAAACACCCGCTCTGGCTGCCGAGAACCACGCACCCTCTGCTGGGACAAGCGAGAGCAATGGCGAGGACAAAGAGAAGGGCCTCACCGAAGCGGAACCAGCGGAACCAGGCGCTCACGTAGAGCCGAAGATGGAAGAGGCGGGCGGGGAGGCCAGCGAGGAGAAGCCCGCTGAAGCTGCGGACAAGGCCCCGAGCGAGGCGGAGGCACACGACGGCACCGTAACGGTCAGCCAGGAGGAGACAGCCGCTCCCGAAGAACCGGAGGCGAAGCCCGAGCCCGAGCAGAGCCCCGGAGAGGGCAACAGCGAGCCCGCCAACCACAGCGCCATGAAGGAGGCGAAGGAGGAACCGGGGGAGGACAGCCGGTGCTCGGAGGCGGACTGTGAGAAGAGCAAAGCGGTGTGTGAGGATGGGGAGAAACCGAGCAGCGGAGGCGGGGAGCTGGACGACAAGAGGCGGCCCAGTGTGGAGATATCATCCTCGGACGGTGAACCGCTGAGCCGCATGGACTCGGAGGACAGGTGGGTGTGGACAGTGACAGGTCCCGTTGACCAGGGGTGGGTGTGGACAGTGACAGGTCCACGTTGAccgggggtgtgtgtgtgtgtgagcttcaGCAGTGAGTCACGGTCCGTACGAGCACAGGAGGACTATTCATTTGAATGTATGGTTTTTGATAAGTAAATATCTAAACTGATTTCATACTATGAGCCTGCAAACTAAGACCTAAACCCttcattcaatttcaatttaGCTGTCGTATCTGCACATCAGCTTTgaagcgcacacacacccccacccacacacaaacacacacacagacacacacgtgtacacactgCATGCATATGGACATTGACTTTGCATGAAAAGGTTAAAGAAGCATCCAGAATCTGTCTATACTATTAATAtacacaatttttttatttcaaaagtttcACTGCAGGATACAATATCCTGTTTCACTGTAAAGCCCATTTTAATATCCACACTATGTACTGGaggttttcatatttcatatttcatatgtTGGACCATGAATGGTTTCTAGATGCATCACTAAATCATCTGCACAAGCTTAAACTCATGTCTCCAAAACACaatatacaaaaacacagtgCAACATAACCAAAATGAAATGCATCACAAAAACATAACTGAGCTATAAGGTGTACACGGGTAGCTGGAGTGTTAAGGTGCTGTATGCGCACATGACTTGAGCACAGTAAAAATTAGTCATGATCGACAGAATCAATAAATACTAAGAagaatacaaaaacaatatatgGTAAAGTAAATAGTGATAATTGTTAGAAGAGGCCCAGTGGTGAGGTTGATCTCATATATACACGGGCATGTTGCATCAGGTCTAAATGGGTTAAGGCCTTAAAGACAGAAACTTCCCACCTTCAGTAGGTGAATggggaaaaaatacaaatcagtCAGCACACTTAGGTCAAGCAGGGATGCAACAATGGACAAAACCCATTTTAAGTTGAGGGAGGTCTAGACTTCTAATGGGAGAATTACATTTATTGAAAGTTAATTCTGCTGATAAAACTGGCCGGACTCTGGAAAATAGGgaataaattattaaacaagCGATGAGACCATTTCATATAAGTCCCTTGGTGATTTTAACAGCATCAAAAATGAATAATATCGTGCGAAGAGCTCTGAGTAAAATGATATAATCGATTTGGTGTCAGTGATGAACGTGGCATGCATGGAAAATCAGTTGCAGCCAGAAGCCTTTCACGCATAGCGAGCATGTAATGCGGCAAGTGGTATTTGCACCTGTTCTTCACGGCTGTGTAAAGCCTGATCTAAGCTGTGAGGATCTGTCAATGACCcacgctctcctctcctctcatctccctcaGTATCAGCAGCACcctgatggagatggagagcaCGGTGTCCAGCGGACGCTCCACTCCTGCTATGATGAACGGACAGATCAACGCCAGCTCCTCTGTGGCTAAGACCGTGGCCTACTCCTGCTGCTGGGACCTCTGTCCGCAGTGCTTCAACTCAAGTCCTGATCTGGCTGAGCACATCAGGGGCATTCATGTggatggacagagaggaggggttAGTAGACTTTAAGATTTTGTACAAGATTCCTGTTGATGTTTTAGCAAGCTAATGTCCTGTTTTACTGTACGCCACCCCTTGTAGGCCAAATCCAAGAATTTCTCCAGACTCCAGTGAATGGATGTCAGAGGACTTGACAATGTTACCATTTTACTTGGATTGGCTACTAAAAATGTGACGTAATAACTGTTAAATGTAAACAGTAGCATGGGTGGTATGAAAAATTCAGTCCAAGCTgcctccattaaaaaaaaaaaaaattaagtttaaaacaacaacaatgatgtTTGCATGGTCACTGCACTGAGCTAatctgatgaaaaaaaatcacgaGATCCACTTGTCATTGCAAAGAGCCCTGTGACGTGTGAGCTGGATCTTTGCTAGTTAGTTAGCAACAATCGCAAAGCATGAACTCAATTGTGAGTATTCTGTGCGACAGAACCCACAGAGCCAGTGAGGCCTTTAAAACTAAGAATCACTCCCCCTCTGTCCTGCGCTCGCTTTacacgttaacaataaacatcaacactaatcagaagttattaggatctgaacagtactgaagtatattttatgattgtttgatttgctctaCAATTTATgagacatgtatttaaaaaacgCTGTTCACCTGctacacacaacacgagacgtaacagccaggacatcagggttttAGTGAAGGTAACGATAcagattcatgatccgacaccatcggTGGTAAATGTTTTCTCATATcccttaattaaaaaaaacaaaacaagttgtttTCATTGCCCTCCTAAAATTCTTTGTGAGCTACAAAATTTTTGAACTTTGTAGCACATGTGCTTGGGACAAAAGTgtctttctgtatttctttctgtCTAACAATCCTTCCCCAAGCTGTCTTGACAAGTATCCCTTTTTATTCACTGTTATTTTACTGTTTCCAACTGTTCTCTTTAACTTTTCTTCTCCtgtactgtgtttttattcgtCCCATCACTCTCACTATATAAACCTCCTGTCccatcttcttctctttctgtgttcctcaggtgtttgtgtgtctgtggaagGGTTGTAAGGTGTATAACACACCATCCACCAGTCAGAGCTGGCTCCAGAGGCACATGTTGACCCACAGCGGAGATAAGCCCTTCAAGGTAAAAAACAATGCCTCAGATAGGATGTACACctcatggtgatgatgatgaatgttaTTGTCCGCCTCAGAATTGATTACatttactaaataaataaaaatgcatgttCAATATGAATTCCAGCAtttgattaatattttttttaatattcaaattgTATTCAACTGCTGAAATACGTCCCAGAGCCCGAATGTTTAGTGTCAACGCCGAGGTTGAGCCATTATCTGAGTTTCCTCTCTAACGTGGTCTAGTAATCTAGCACAGGGCAGCAGCTTTGTATACgtttaaacaaacttttttaaGTCACTTGTTTGTTAAGTTATCATCTTGTCCTACTCGGTGTAATATTGTTGGTTGTGTTCCTCTGCAGTGTGTAGTCGGTGGCTGTAACGCCAGCTTCGCCTCTCAGGGAGGTTTGGCTCGCCATGTGCCGAGTCACTTCAGCCAGCAGAGCTCCTCTAAAATGTCCAGCCAGGCCAAACTCAAAGAGGAGTCACCGTCAAAGGCTGGACTTAACAAGAGGAAGAAGCTCAAGAACAAACGCAGGTGCTCCCTACGTACGTAccaaacacgcacgcacgcgcacgcacacacatgcacacacatgcacacactaaccctctgtgaaaatgtttctcATTGGGATTTTTCTCTGGTAAGTCAGAATGttcatttagcatttttttcctctcacagaTAGCTGAGGCTTTTTAACTAATGATTACTGTTAACCGATATTAAAATTCACTGTTAAGaatggatgaataaaaaaaaatattaggCAGAGTTTctaaaaagcaaaaacagatTCACCAAACTCCTGTGTGTTCCGTGTATAACTGTCATCTCCtgtatacatttaaaattacttatttatttacttaatgAATAGCAAACAATAACCAGACTTTGTAAAGTATAAAcagtttaacaaaacaaaaacattttaaatatgacaaaaagctttaaaaaatccatcatgtgaacaaaaatgtaaacttGTAGTAAGCAGGCAGTCCTCAGCAGAGCAGCTTATGAAGAATAGCAACATGTCGACATACTGAGGGGTTAGTCTGGTGCGTATTCTTTCAACTGTGAGACCTGCGGTGGGGGAGAGGAAGCACATCACGAGCGTGGCCAGCCTCGGGAAGTGCTGTTAATCGTGAACATCCCTGTTGGACAGGAATACAAGCTGAACACATTTtgatgtattatattattatatatatatattaagttgTGCTGAGAAAGTTGTTTTCAGCCCCTTACGACCCACATGTCTTTCTAGAGACGAAAGTGGACCACACATACGcacctgcacgcacacacagtaaCATACAGAAAGCTTCTGTCAGCTTCCCAGGTTCTAACCCCATGGTAATGTTCTACAttccgtttttcttttttatttatttctttaaaaaaaaaaatgttatgtgtTTTTGCTGGTGCCTGTACACAGGCAGATACTGATGTTATCTCATGGTGGCACTGTTTGCCTCAGATGACCTGTATCTGTCTCTGGATTGTACAGACTCAGCATTTTTTCTCGAACACTTCTACATGTCTGTTTTGTATCCTATTCATATAAAACAAGCTACTAAATACAATTTTACTAAGTGTAAAGTgccaaatcaaaatcaaaagagACGTATTGAAAGTTGCTtctgtaaaacatgtttattaatattagttattttttttggaAGGTGTCGATAGTTATTAAAAGACTCTTTAGTTTAGCTTATTTCAGTCCGTTAGCTACAAATTGTACATACCTAAGGTTATCGTCAGCTGTTTTCCTaaccaaaacattttgattGTTCCCTAGATATCcattcatttacaaaaatacaaaatcactttgcagagacagaacagaaaacagagagaggtaaTGATCCATCCAAGcaactgtctttgttttttttaagtcttcTACTAATGAACGTCAATTCAGTCAACAGCATCTGTTTTGAAAAGTCCTCATACTGCTGTATTCATGGACACACTTGAAATAGTTGATAATAGACAGACAAGTTGCCAGAAAactagaacaaaaaaaaacattatagcAACAGCAATAcgttttttattatattattgtaatattatatCTCAATTGAAATGCAGACCTTCATCTTTGGTTATTTTCGTAACATGGCCAAGATTTTTGATTACACTCCAAAGTAAACTTCACTTGCTaaagaccaaacaaaaacatcatgGATATAATTCACATGATGTAGAATCACAACTTCTGATCATGAGACGGCTCATGGTTTGGTCTCACCTACATAGACCAAACAGTTAAAAATAGTTAAAGAGAACAAATGTGCTTCCTCTGTAACATTTTACAAAGTGCCCTGCATAGGTCttaattaatgtatttaataataCAGCAAATGTCAAGAGGCCTACGTTTTGTTACCACTGAATATTTACAGTCGTAAACCATAAGAATCTCATTACTGCTTCTGTCAATGGAGTTTcacctctttttttcatcagttaaAACGTTGTTGTTGCTGCAAAGCAACATTTAAAGCCCACAAAGTGATCACATTGTTCAGTCATGAGATGATTCTGATGTTGTTATGGCTAAGTTTTAGAAACACAAAGCAGTGGGATTGTTACAGTTGAAGTCCTGGTGTTATGTTTGATTGACTCTGGTTCATCAGGCTGCCCTGCTTCCCTTCCAGCGAGGCCCCACGACTTCTTCGATGCTCAGACCATGGATGCTATTCGCCACAGGGCCATCTGTCTCAACCTCGCCACCCACATCGAGAGCGTGGGCAATGGCCACAGTGTGGTCTTTCACAGCACGGTGAGCGCTCCCTTTCTATTCTATGTCTTTTTGAGTTCACCAATGGCTACTTGTTTTCAGATTAATGGAAATGATGGAGGAAgtattcaaacattttactcaacCCCAcgtacaaataaatacacaaaaatgtattcaagtaaaagtgttttcttaccagcaagtgctgctgctgctgcagatgtgcTTTGCTCTTGCTGAGGGAGGCGGGGC comes from the Hippoglossus hippoglossus isolate fHipHip1 chromosome 6, fHipHip1.pri, whole genome shotgun sequence genome and includes:
- the LOC117762868 gene encoding zinc finger protein aebp2-like isoform X1 gives rise to the protein MGSLNPNVSVWPPRAAADQSESSLRGGPRPLCGDGGAETRKLSHGAEMAAEPTGETPALAAENHAPSAGTSESNGEDKEKGLTEAEPAEPGAHVEPKMEEAGGEASEEKPAEAADKAPSEAEAHDGTVTVSQEETAAPEEPEAKPEPEQSPGEGNSEPANHSAMKEAKEEPGEDSRCSEADCEKSKAVCEDGEKPSSGGGELDDKRRPSVEISSSDGEPLSRMDSEDSISSTLMEMESTVSSGRSTPAMMNGQINASSSVAKTVAYSCCWDLCPQCFNSSPDLAEHIRGIHVDGQRGGVFVCLWKGCKVYNTPSTSQSWLQRHMLTHSGDKPFKCVVGGCNASFASQGGLARHVPSHFSQQSSSKMSSQAKLKEESPSKAGLNKRKKLKNKRRCSLRCPASLPARPHDFFDAQTMDAIRHRAICLNLATHIESVGNGHSVVFHSTVLARRKEGSGKVKVLLHWTPEDILPDVWVNETERCQLKTKVVHLSQLPQDTAMLLDPNIYRALPQKRLKCSL
- the LOC117762868 gene encoding zinc finger protein aebp2-like isoform X2; the protein is MGSLNPNVSVWPPRAAADQSESSLRGGPRPLCGDGGAETRKLSHGAEMAAEPTGETPALAAENHAPSAGTSESNGEDKEKGLTEAEPAEPGAHVEPKMEEAGGEASEEKPAEAADKAPSEAEAHDGTVTVSQEETAAPEEPEAKPEPEQSPGEGNSEPANHSAMKEAKEEPGEDSRCSEADCEKSKAVCEDGEKPSSGGGELDDKRRPSVEISSSDGEPLSRMDSEDSISSTLMEMESTVSSGRSTPAMMNGQINASSSVAKTVAYSCCWDLCPQCFNSSPDLAEHIRGIHVDGQRGGVFVCLWKGCKVYNTPSTSQSWLQRHMLTHSGDKPFKCVVGGCNASFASQGGLARHVPSHFSQQSSSKMSSQAKLKEESPSKAGLNKRKKLKNKRRCSLPRPHDFFDAQTMDAIRHRAICLNLATHIESVGNGHSVVFHSTVLARRKEGSGKVKVLLHWTPEDILPDVWVNETERCQLKTKVVHLSQLPQDTAMLLDPNIYRALPQKRLKCSL